The following proteins are encoded in a genomic region of Zea mays cultivar B73 chromosome 9, Zm-B73-REFERENCE-NAM-5.0, whole genome shotgun sequence:
- the LOC103639543 gene encoding epidermal growth factor receptor substrate 15-like 1 translates to MAGTEAFEAYFRRADLDQDGRISGQEAVAFFQGANLPQQVLAQVWMHADRNKTGFLGRPEFFNALRLVTVAQSGRQLTPDIVQSALYGPAAARIPAPKIAAGAVPPQMGAAGAPRPQGSAAMTPTPGQVGAAQMNPAATPRPQGSGMVPTSTQVSVPQVNPGAAPRPQGINSTMPAASQGGALQATQFAGPRVMQPQPSNLGITQQQPSSTGFMHPPQVGAPAASLQAQAPGINQGLVSGGSMGGSVGWQGWQGGNAASVGGIPQAIPGAAPSQAAQGGFGPGLPRTIGVALVQQVQAMSPSPLPPQSNSAGLPQDSKALVMSGNGPAISSGSSTDIFSALTQQKPSISAPAPQTSSIPSSSSFMPTPTGSQNLTNLTQFGSLQGSSQRQQTQPVVKPSPAPAAPVVSAGISNPSPQWPKITQSDIQKYMKVFGDVDRDRDGKITGAEARTLFLSWRLPREVLKQVWDLSDQDNDGMLSLREFCVALYLMERHRAGTPLPPALPDSLRHDETLLRATGLPSTAYNGPSWQQNQGGLSQRGPGAPGVPAGGVRPPLPPHLHSQTDGASRPGQPRSYMSGMDNHVVVQGNKDDKSGVNQSVQEVADPKKVEVEKQVLDSREKLEYYRTKMQDLVLYKSRCDNRLNEITERASSDKREVESLAKKYEEKYKQVAELASKLAVEEAAYRDVQERKVELNDALIKMVQGGSVDGLLQVRADRIQYQLEEMEKALSERCKHFGLQFKSSASVELPSGWEPGPQEGLIEWDEDWDKFEDEGFSIVKDNGTIQENPISAENGKVPSLWDDGDDMSPVASSNGHIKEERRYSVGDQVAESEIAYDFGDESVRSPGSAGRSASGSPFKSSRFGMHDSSPSKRESYSDHGGSESVFGDKFGDETSWNFDDQDTDSVWGSTALNAEADQHGGSGTHNSFFGSEAGSPSGASVFGKKRSSFFDDSVPSTPAYTSGFSPKFGESRDDSSSYSFGKFDSFRSQDTGFFPQESGFSRFDSISSSKGEDVSGFDTGNSSRNFGRFDSFDDTDPFGSSGPFKASGSRSPPKF, encoded by the exons ATGGCGGGGACGGAGGCCTTCGAGGCCTACTTCCGCCGCGCGGATTTGGACCAGGACGGCCGCATCAGCGGCCAGGAGGCCGTTGCTTTCTTCCAGGGCGCCAACCTGCCGCAGCAAGTCCTCGCCCAG GTATGGATGCACGCCGATCGGAACAAGACTGGCTTCCTCGGCCGCCCGGAATTCTTCAACGCGCTGCGCCTGGTCACCGTGGCGCAGAGCGGGCGTCAGCTCACGCCCGACATAGTTCAGTCGGCGCTGTATGGTCCCGCCGCTGCTCGAATTCCAGCTCCCAAGATAGCCGCAGGGGCGGTTCCTCCACAAATGGGTGCTGCGGGGGCGCCTAGGCCTCAGGGGAGTGCTGCGATGACGCCCACACCAGGGCAGGTTGGGGCGGCTCAGATGAATCCGGCTGCCACACCAAGGCCCCAGGGAAGCGGTATGGTGCCGACATCTACCCAAGTAAGCGTGCCGCAGGTGAACCCTGGTGCTGCTCCAAGGCCCCAAGGGATCAATTCTACGATGCCAGCTGCGAGTCAGGGTGGTGCTCTACAAGCAACTCAGTTTGCTGGACCAAGGGTTATGCAGCCACAGCCTTCTAACTTGGGAATTACGCAACAGCAGCCTTCTAGTACCGGTTTCATGCATCCGCCACAGGTTGGAGCTCCAGCAGCTTCATTACAAGCTCAAGCACCTGGAatcaatcaaggtttggtcagtggAGGCAGCATGGGAGGATCTGTCGGTTGGCAAGGTTGGCAAGGCGGTAATGCTGCCTCAGTGGGAGGCATTCCACAAGCTATACCAGGAGCTGCTCCTTCACAGGCAGCACAAGGTGGATTTGGCCCAGGTTTACCTAGAACAATAGGTGTGGCGCTGGTACAACAGGTACAAGCAATGTCTCCATCGCCATTGCCTCCGCAGAGCAACAGTGCCGGTTTGCCTCAGGATTCAAAAGCTTTGGTAATGTCTGGAAATGGCCCTGCCATCAGTTCTGGATCAAGCACAGACATCTTCTCTGCACTTACACAGCAGAAGCCAAGCATATCTGCACCTGCACCTCAGACAAGCTCGATTCCGAGCTCATCCAGTTTTATGCCCACGCCAACTGGCTCCCAGAACCTGACTAATCTCACACAGTTTGGTTCTTTGCAAGGTAGCAGCCAACGTCAACAGACTCAGCCTGTTGTAAAGCCCAGTCCTGCTCCAGCTGCACCTGTTGTCTCTGCTGGGATTTCTAATCCATCTCCCCAATGGCCAAAAATTACTCAGTCTGACATCCAGAAGTACATGAAAGTCTTTGGCGATGTTGACAGGGATAGAGATGGCAAAATAACTGGCGCAGAAGCTCGCACTCTGTTCCTCAGTTGGAGGCTTCCAAGAG AGGTCCTGAAGCAAGTATGGGATTTGTCTGACCAAGACAATGATGGCATGCTTTCTTTGAGAGAGTTTTGCGTTGCTCTTTATTTAATGGAGAGGCACCGAGCTGGAACTCCTCTGCCCCCAGCACTTCCTGACTCTCTTAGGCATGATGAGACACTGTTACGAGCTACAGGCTTGCCTTCAACAGCATACAATGGGCCATCATGGCAACAGAATCAAG GAGGATTATCACAAAGAGGCCCTGGAGCACCTGGGGTGCCTGCTGGTGGTGTGCGGCCACCCTTGCCACCACATTTGCATTCACAAACTGATGGGGCTAGCAGACCAGGGCAGCCAAGATCTTACATGTCTGGGATGGATAATCATGTGGTAGTTCAAGGAAACAAAGATGACAAAAGTGGAGTGAACCAGTCTGTGCAGGAGGTGGCGGATCCTAAGAAG GTTGAGGTGGAGAAGCAGGTCCTGGATTCCAGAGAGAAGCTGGAGTATTACCGCACAAAGATGCAAGATCTT GTTCTGTATAAAAGTCGGTGCGACAATAGGCTGAATGAGATTACAGAAAGGGCGTCCTCTGATAAACGCGAG GTGGAATCATTGGCCAAGAAATATGAAGAGAAGTACAAGCAAGTAGCTGAGTTAGCTTCCAAACTAGCAGTTGAAGAAGCTGCATATCGCGATGTTCAG GAGAGAAAAGTTGAGCTGAATGATGCACTGATTAAAATGGTTCAAGGTGGAAGTGTTGATGGTCTGCTTCAG GTTCGAGCTGATCGAATCCAATATCAATTAGAAGAGATGGAAAAAGCTCTTAGTGAACGGTGCAAACACTTTGGACTTCAATTCAAATCATCCGCATCAGTTGAACTTCCTTCCG GTTGGGAACCTGGGCCACAAGAGGGACTCATTGAGTGGGATGAAGACTGGGATAAATTTGAAGACGAAG GGTTTAGTATTGTTAAGGATAATGGTACAATACAGGAAAACCCAATTTCTGCTGAAAATGGAAAAGTGCCATCTCTTTGGGATGATGGTGATGATATGTCTCCTGTTGCATCCTCTAATGGTCATATCAAGGAAGAAAGGCGTTACAGTGTAGGTGATCAAGTGGCTGAGAGTGAAATAGCATATGATTTTGGTGATGAATCTGTGAGGAGTCCTGGAAGTGCtggaagaagtgcctcagggagtCCATTTAAATCTTCCCGCTTTGGGATGCATGATTCATCTCCCAGTAAAAGGGAAAGTTACAG TGACCATGGCGGTTCTGAATCTGTTTTTGGTGACAAGTTTGGTGATGAAACTTCCTGGAACTTTGATGATCAAGATACTGACTCTGTTTGGGGTTCTACTGCACTGAACGCT GAGGCGGACCAACACGGTGGCAGTGGCACACATAACTCTTTCTTTGGGTCCGAGGCAGGCTCTCCAAGTGGCGCTAGTGTATTTGGAAAGAAGAGGAGTTCGTTCTTTGATGATTCTGTCCCAAGTACCCCTGCATACACATCTGGGTTCTCTCCAAAATTCGGTGAAAGCCGTGATGATAGCTCCTCTTATAGCTTTGGGAAGTTTGATTCCTTCAGATCCCAAGACACTGGGTTCTTCCCCCAGGAAAGTGGTTTCTCCAGGTTTGACTCCATTAGCAGCTCCAAAGGCGAGGATGTATCAGGATTCGATACAGGGAATAGCTCAAGAAATTTTGGTCGGTTTGACTCTTTCGATGACACCGATCCGTTCGGTTCGAGCGGACCTTTTAAAGCATCTGGAAGCCGGTCTCCACCCAAGTTCTGA